One Timaviella obliquedivisa GSE-PSE-MK23-08B DNA window includes the following coding sequences:
- a CDS encoding dipeptide epimerase — MQIQIKTFTVNKRFPLTISRGTTTHTTNVWVCIQQDGIEGWGEASPFSVGKHPQVVEVLVAKLQAAVPHLQPFSPFDQQAIEQICCNLSLLSAARTAIDLALHDWLGKKIGLPLWQLWGLDRSRIVATSVTIGISSPAAAQQRMLDWLQVTPVKAVKVKLGSPEGTDADQAMLLAVKEVAPVDAKFSIDANGGWNLEEAIALSSWLADQGITYIEQPLPAGQEQDLPILYRQSPLPIFVDESCFTSSDIPALSDRVHGINIKLMKSGGLTEALRMVHTAQAHGLQIMLGCYSDSILANTAAAHLAPFADHLDLDSHLNLINDPFTGATTQDGYLIPTHLPGLGVGLNSGIAESKYESFKVPFP; from the coding sequence ATGCAAATCCAAATTAAAACCTTCACGGTCAACAAACGCTTCCCGCTCACTATTAGCCGAGGCACCACTACCCACACCACCAACGTTTGGGTTTGCATCCAACAGGATGGCATTGAAGGTTGGGGCGAAGCCTCCCCTTTTTCCGTGGGCAAACATCCTCAAGTCGTTGAAGTTCTTGTCGCAAAACTTCAAGCCGCAGTTCCCCATCTTCAACCCTTTTCTCCTTTTGATCAGCAGGCGATCGAACAAATTTGCTGCAATCTCAGCCTGCTTTCTGCTGCCCGTACTGCCATTGACCTTGCCCTCCACGATTGGTTGGGCAAAAAAATTGGGCTTCCTCTTTGGCAACTGTGGGGACTCGATCGATCGCGCATTGTCGCCACCTCCGTCACCATCGGCATTAGTTCACCCGCAGCCGCCCAGCAACGAATGCTCGACTGGCTACAGGTCACTCCGGTTAAAGCGGTTAAGGTGAAGCTAGGCAGCCCAGAAGGCACAGATGCTGATCAAGCCATGCTATTGGCAGTCAAAGAAGTTGCGCCTGTGGATGCAAAATTCAGCATTGACGCGAATGGCGGCTGGAACTTGGAAGAAGCGATCGCCCTTTCCTCCTGGCTTGCCGATCAGGGCATTACCTACATTGAACAGCCTTTGCCCGCCGGACAAGAGCAAGATTTACCGATTCTCTACCGCCAATCGCCTTTGCCTATTTTTGTCGATGAGAGTTGTTTCACTAGCTCAGATATTCCTGCTTTGAGCGATCGCGTCCATGGCATCAACATCAAACTCATGAAGTCTGGCGGACTCACTGAAGCCTTGCGCATGGTACACACTGCTCAAGCTCACGGCTTGCAAATCATGCTGGGCTGCTACTCAGACAGCATCCTTGCCAACACTGCTGCCGCCCATCTCGCCCCCTTTGCCGATCATCTTGACCTAGACAGCCATCTCAATCTTATTAACGATCCCTTCACTGGAGCCACAACGCAAGATGGCTACCTAATTCCTACTCATTTACCAGGTCTAGGGGTTGGGTTAAATTCTGGCATTGCTGAATCAAAATATGAATCCTTCAAAGTCCCTTTCCCTTAG
- a CDS encoding DUF4255 domain-containing protein has translation MSNYLSIATVTASLQKLLQASVQRDIDGARVTTVRPGSLSSGGTPESGVNLFLYQVSRNSALNNADATPSRSKGSPIKRQAAIDLFYMMSCYGNETELEPQRLLGSVIRTFNDQPLLTEAMIRETTLDSTFRFLADSNLADQMQQALIIPINMNLEDLSKTWSVFFQTPYLLSTVYKVMVVMIDGDETMKRALPVRDRNMGGIVPFPHQPIVEQVVSQSGRFDPILLDSTLLIQGKQFEGAEVRVRISGIDIIPAEVSSHQIIVPLALVPPHLLRAGVQNLQVIHQVSTGIMDPPYRSVESSVVPFVLRPTIKSMSVHLIEQNDEFRTANITVQVNLPVGVKQRVILALNEWTIDQPAVYLFESQPRDQDTDEVMVPIIDVKAGEYLVRLHVDGAESQLGIDTQPESPTFNWYNSPRIVI, from the coding sequence ATGAGTAATTATCTTTCAATTGCAACCGTCACTGCATCGCTACAGAAGTTGTTACAGGCTTCGGTGCAGAGAGACATTGATGGAGCCAGAGTCACGACTGTTCGACCTGGAAGTTTGAGCAGTGGCGGAACGCCCGAGTCAGGGGTGAATTTGTTTCTGTATCAAGTTAGTCGTAACTCTGCGCTCAATAACGCTGATGCTACGCCTTCTCGGTCTAAGGGTAGCCCGATTAAGCGACAGGCAGCGATCGATTTATTCTATATGATGAGCTGCTATGGTAACGAAACAGAGCTAGAGCCGCAGCGCTTGTTGGGCAGTGTGATTCGTACATTTAATGACCAGCCGCTGCTGACTGAAGCAATGATTCGGGAGACGACGCTGGATTCGACATTTCGATTCCTAGCCGATTCTAATTTGGCGGATCAAATGCAGCAAGCTTTGATTATTCCTATCAATATGAATTTGGAGGATTTATCTAAAACTTGGTCGGTGTTTTTTCAAACGCCCTATTTATTATCTACAGTCTACAAAGTTATGGTGGTCATGATTGATGGTGATGAAACCATGAAACGAGCGTTGCCAGTGCGCGATCGCAATATGGGGGGCATCGTTCCTTTTCCACACCAGCCGATCGTGGAGCAAGTGGTTTCGCAATCGGGACGCTTTGATCCGATTTTGTTAGATAGCACGTTACTCATTCAAGGTAAGCAGTTTGAAGGGGCTGAGGTTCGCGTCCGGATTAGCGGTATAGATATTATTCCCGCCGAGGTAAGCTCTCATCAAATTATTGTTCCACTTGCTTTGGTTCCGCCTCATCTTTTACGGGCAGGTGTACAAAATCTTCAAGTAATTCATCAGGTCAGTACTGGAATCATGGATCCGCCCTATCGTAGTGTGGAATCGAGCGTTGTACCCTTTGTGCTACGTCCGACTATTAAGAGCATGAGCGTTCATCTTATTGAGCAAAATGATGAATTCCGAACTGCAAATATTACTGTTCAGGTAAACTTACCTGTGGGCGTTAAGCAGCGCGTGATACTCGCGTTAAATGAGTGGACAATTGATCAGCCTGCGGTTTACTTGTTTGAGTCCCAACCTCGTGATCAAGATACTGATGAAGTAATGGTTCCAATCATTGATGTTAAGGCAGGAGAATATTTGGTGCGGCTGCATGTGGATGGCGCAGAAAGCCAACTTGGCATTGATACCCAACCCGAAAGTCCTACCTTTAACTGGTATAACAGTCCAAGAATTGTAATTTAG
- a CDS encoding ATP-binding protein → MDSTTNWYQENQQYLSAHIERLRQQLNQQIQSTDSLGAIAFPRAAPSISAAFALDQLRQIFGLSDFEQDLLLLCAGVEVESDFANLCATAHGNPQRTYATLGLALALSPQPEWMALSPERPLRRWKLIEIGSGNALTHSPVRIDEQILHYLLGNRHLSEHLMGMATPLNAPESLVLSHQQLAEEAATTWYAVSQANEVLPVLQLCGSDLANQRAIAALTCTSLNLTPYAVSADLLPVDLTNLNLLKCLWEREYRLNQTTLVLEWSDTTTTEPRLDNAISHLLETIAAPVMLLSRDRRRQASRPFVTFIVKTPTSDEQQQLWQQALGESSIGLEKSVAYLISYFNLSAPTIRTLGSKVQQLQKQPCDPQSLPRALWNLCRTQARPRLDELADRVESSVGWDDLVLPDLELQVLHSISLQLRQRIKVYQEWGFGKKSQRGLGISALFSGSSGTGKTMAAEVLANELNLDLYRIDLSAIVSKYIGETEKNLGRVFDAAETGGVILLFDEADSLFGKRSEVKDSHDRHANMEINYLLQRMEDYRGLSVLTTNLKGAIDQAFMRRIRFILNFPFPDPTQRAELWRRIFPAETPTMGLDPVKLAKLSVAGGNIRSIALNAAFLAAEANETLQMKHILEAARSEHIKMEKPFTDVGVKGWV, encoded by the coding sequence ATTGACAGCACCACAAATTGGTATCAGGAAAATCAGCAATATTTAAGCGCACACATTGAGCGGCTGCGTCAGCAGTTAAATCAGCAAATCCAAAGTACAGATTCTTTAGGGGCGATCGCCTTTCCCAGGGCGGCTCCCTCAATCTCTGCTGCTTTTGCCCTTGATCAATTGCGGCAGATCTTTGGGCTATCTGATTTTGAGCAGGATTTGCTGTTACTGTGTGCCGGAGTTGAGGTGGAATCCGACTTTGCTAATCTTTGTGCCACTGCCCACGGTAATCCTCAGCGAACTTATGCCACCCTGGGTTTAGCACTTGCTCTGTCGCCCCAACCGGAATGGATGGCATTGTCGCCAGAGCGTCCTTTACGGCGCTGGAAGTTGATCGAGATTGGTTCTGGGAATGCGCTTACCCATAGTCCTGTGCGAATAGATGAACAAATTCTTCACTATCTATTAGGTAATCGTCATTTAAGTGAGCATTTAATGGGGATGGCAACTCCGTTAAATGCTCCGGAGTCTTTGGTTCTTAGCCATCAACAGTTAGCAGAAGAAGCGGCAACTACTTGGTACGCGGTTTCTCAAGCTAACGAGGTTTTGCCTGTTCTGCAACTGTGTGGCAGCGACTTGGCGAACCAACGGGCGATCGCCGCCCTCACTTGCACCAGTCTGAATCTTACGCCTTACGCGGTATCAGCAGATTTATTGCCTGTCGATTTAACGAATCTCAATTTATTAAAGTGCCTATGGGAACGAGAATATCGGCTTAACCAAACGACGTTAGTGCTGGAATGGTCAGACACAACTACGACTGAACCTCGGTTAGACAATGCCATTTCTCACCTGCTAGAAACTATTGCTGCTCCGGTAATGCTGTTGAGCCGCGATCGCCGTCGTCAAGCCTCTCGTCCTTTCGTCACGTTTATCGTCAAAACTCCCACCTCTGATGAACAGCAGCAGCTTTGGCAACAGGCATTGGGAGAGTCTTCGATAGGTCTAGAAAAATCAGTGGCGTATTTAATCTCTTACTTTAACCTGAGTGCTCCGACCATCCGTACTCTAGGGAGCAAGGTGCAGCAGCTTCAAAAACAGCCTTGCGACCCTCAATCTCTGCCGAGGGCGCTATGGAATCTTTGCCGAACCCAGGCGCGCCCTCGCTTGGATGAATTGGCAGATCGGGTTGAGTCGAGTGTGGGTTGGGACGATTTAGTTTTGCCTGATTTAGAACTACAGGTGCTGCACAGTATTTCTTTGCAGCTTAGACAGCGAATTAAGGTTTATCAGGAATGGGGTTTTGGCAAAAAAAGTCAGCGTGGTTTAGGCATTAGTGCCCTGTTTTCAGGAAGCAGTGGCACCGGAAAAACCATGGCGGCAGAAGTATTGGCAAATGAATTGAATTTAGATCTGTATCGCATTGATTTAAGTGCGATCGTCAGTAAATATATTGGCGAGACAGAAAAAAACTTAGGACGAGTGTTTGATGCGGCAGAAACGGGCGGTGTCATTCTTTTATTTGATGAAGCGGATTCTTTGTTTGGAAAACGCTCGGAGGTCAAAGATTCCCACGATCGCCACGCCAACATGGAGATTAATTATTTACTGCAACGGATGGAGGATTATCGGGGGTTATCAGTGTTGACAACGAACTTGAAAGGGGCGATCGACCAAGCGTTTATGCGGCGGATTCGATTTATTCTCAACTTTCCTTTTCCCGACCCTACCCAACGCGCCGAACTTTGGCGACGAATTTTTCCAGCAGAAACGCCAACAATGGGGCTAGATCCAGTAAAGCTTGCTAAACTCAGCGTTGCAGGGGGCAATATTCGCAGCATTGCTTTAAATGCGGCGTTTTTAGCAGCAGAGGCAAACGAAACTTTGCAGATGAAACATATTTTAGAAGCAGCCCGGAGTGAGCATATTAAAATGGAAAAACCTTTCACCGATGTAGGAGTGAAAGGCTGGGTTTAA
- a CDS encoding glycosyltransferase family 2 protein, with translation MTQTVLPQASSMPQPSRPLVSVVMPCLNEEEAIGICIEKIQRTFATAGINGEIVVCDNGSTDNTVAIAERMGARVVHQPMRGYGNAYIKGFASAKGKYLIMGDADDTYDFTLIPKFLEYLGDRGYDFVTGSRYLEGGNQKIPLLHRLVGNPALTALLNFLFNTPYSDVYCGFRGFSHVAYDRIQPVSSGMEFNLELAINAGLAGLKIAEIPIVLQPRLGESKLRTFSDGWRSLRMMMIYCPNKVFLLPGSVLLTLGMITHLVVLLGFAQYEGRPLGVVTGIFATIFSVVGFEILSLGIHTKTYSWSRRFDKDNRLLRKFYQFFNLETGLLLGSTLIFIGGSILATLLTQWLQSNLMPLPRPEWASFAATLLIMGFGTVFSALFISAMSMKRIEGYEQER, from the coding sequence ATGACACAGACTGTATTGCCCCAAGCTTCATCTATGCCTCAACCCAGTAGACCGTTAGTTTCGGTCGTGATGCCTTGTTTGAACGAGGAAGAGGCGATCGGGATTTGTATTGAAAAGATTCAACGGACTTTTGCGACGGCAGGCATTAACGGCGAGATCGTGGTTTGTGATAATGGCTCAACCGACAATACGGTGGCGATCGCAGAGCGGATGGGCGCGCGGGTGGTGCATCAGCCAATGCGGGGCTATGGCAATGCCTATATTAAAGGGTTTGCCAGTGCTAAGGGCAAATATTTGATTATGGGCGATGCTGATGATACCTATGACTTTACGCTGATTCCTAAGTTTTTAGAGTACTTGGGCGATCGGGGCTACGATTTTGTCACAGGCAGCCGCTACTTAGAAGGAGGGAACCAAAAGATTCCCTTGCTGCACCGTTTGGTGGGCAATCCGGCGCTAACGGCGCTCCTCAACTTCCTGTTCAACACGCCCTATAGTGACGTTTACTGTGGCTTTCGAGGCTTCAGTCATGTCGCCTACGATCGCATTCAACCTGTTAGCTCTGGCATGGAATTTAACTTAGAGCTAGCCATTAATGCTGGACTGGCAGGGCTAAAAATTGCTGAAATCCCGATCGTTCTGCAACCTCGCCTGGGCGAATCTAAACTCCGCACTTTTTCCGATGGCTGGCGCAGTTTACGAATGATGATGATTTACTGTCCTAACAAAGTATTTCTGCTGCCAGGATCGGTGCTGTTGACTTTGGGAATGATCACGCATCTGGTCGTGCTGCTAGGGTTCGCCCAATATGAGGGTCGTCCGCTGGGCGTGGTGACAGGCATTTTTGCCACCATTTTTAGCGTGGTTGGGTTCGAGATCCTGAGTTTAGGAATCCATACCAAAACCTATTCTTGGAGCCGTCGGTTTGATAAAGACAATCGGCTTTTGCGGAAATTCTATCAATTTTTCAACTTAGAGACAGGGTTGCTGTTAGGAAGTACGCTGATTTTTATCGGTGGGTCAATTTTGGCAACCTTGCTGACTCAGTGGTTGCAATCAAACTTGATGCCGTTGCCTCGTCCTGAATGGGCTTCTTTTGCGGCGACGCTGCTGATTATGGGGTTTGGCACTGTGTTTTCGGCACTATTTATTTCGGCAATGTCCATGAAGCGAATTGAGGGCTATGAGCAAGAAAGGTAA
- a CDS encoding YbjN domain-containing protein, with translation MLDNLHRHLLETLKDILEEKMSLPSAVVEPSETMPLVSLSTTLAADQRGRHREVNHAFFPFSEEDLEHTLLLQFYFQLPFSLYEARLSDLAFLLQVINNQIPLGCYSLNTQEKWVQFRYVTPLPHYAPLNSDMIGEVMLLLIAFQDMFPPVIESVNAGETSLQQALEAIHTIGFN, from the coding sequence ATGTTAGATAATCTTCATCGCCACCTTTTAGAAACTCTTAAAGACATTTTAGAAGAAAAAATGTCTTTACCCTCTGCTGTGGTAGAGCCATCAGAGACAATGCCTTTAGTTTCACTGTCTACAACTCTAGCGGCTGATCAACGAGGACGTCATCGAGAAGTTAATCATGCTTTCTTCCCTTTCTCTGAAGAGGATTTAGAGCATACTCTCCTACTGCAGTTCTATTTTCAACTTCCATTTTCATTATATGAAGCTCGTCTCTCGGACTTGGCTTTTTTATTGCAGGTGATTAATAACCAAATTCCGCTAGGCTGCTACAGCTTGAACACACAAGAAAAATGGGTTCAATTTCGGTATGTTACTCCCCTTCCCCACTATGCTCCTCTCAATAGTGACATGATAGGAGAAGTTATGTTGCTACTCATTGCGTTTCAAGATATGTTTCCCCCTGTAATTGAGTCGGTGAACGCAGGAGAAACATCCCTGCAGCAAGCCTTAGAAGCCATTCACACGATAGGTTTCAATTAG
- a CDS encoding DUF1611 domain-containing protein, whose protein sequence is MLTSTDRIAILLHEGTQSSKGKTGISLLRYSDMEIVAVIDQTCAGQSLLALTGINRNVPIVASTRAALSHHPTVLAIGIAPSGGALPAVWLQEVKQAIAAGLSVVNGLHTPLANDPELQSLLKPQQWIWDVRQEPAGLTVGTGQARSLPCLRVLTVGTDMSVGKMSTSLELHKAFLARGWRSRFIATGQTGLMLGHDGVPLDAVRIDFAAGAVEQVTMRYGFDYDVLHIEGQGSLINPASTATLPLIRGSQPTHLILVHRAHQTHIQNFNHVVIPSLSKVVQLYETVATAGGAFAPAKVVGIALNTFNLSESEAEMAIEQAQLETGLPCTDVIRRGADLILDAIL, encoded by the coding sequence ATGCTGACTTCCACCGATCGCATCGCCATTTTACTCCACGAAGGCACCCAATCGTCAAAAGGAAAAACGGGGATTTCTCTGCTGCGCTACAGCGATATGGAAATTGTGGCAGTCATCGATCAAACCTGTGCCGGACAATCGTTACTGGCACTCACTGGCATTAACCGCAATGTGCCGATCGTGGCATCGACACGAGCAGCCTTGTCCCATCATCCGACGGTGCTGGCGATCGGCATTGCTCCTTCTGGCGGGGCATTGCCTGCCGTTTGGTTACAAGAAGTCAAGCAAGCCATTGCAGCAGGATTATCAGTCGTTAATGGATTACACACTCCTCTGGCTAATGATCCTGAACTCCAGTCTTTATTAAAGCCCCAGCAATGGATTTGGGATGTGCGGCAAGAACCCGCAGGACTCACAGTTGGCACCGGACAAGCGCGATCGCTGCCCTGTTTGCGCGTGCTCACCGTAGGAACAGATATGAGTGTTGGCAAAATGTCTACAAGCCTAGAACTTCACAAAGCCTTCCTCGCCCGAGGCTGGCGATCGCGCTTTATCGCCACAGGACAAACCGGACTTATGCTAGGTCATGATGGCGTACCTCTAGATGCCGTGCGGATTGACTTTGCCGCAGGCGCAGTCGAGCAGGTAACAATGCGCTACGGATTTGATTACGACGTATTGCACATTGAGGGGCAAGGCTCACTGATTAACCCGGCTTCAACCGCCACACTGCCCTTAATAAGAGGCTCTCAGCCTACCCATTTAATTTTGGTGCATCGCGCCCATCAAACCCATATTCAAAACTTTAACCATGTAGTAATTCCATCTTTGTCTAAAGTAGTTCAACTCTATGAGACTGTGGCTACCGCAGGTGGAGCATTTGCGCCTGCTAAAGTTGTGGGAATTGCCCTTAACACCTTTAATTTAAGCGAATCTGAAGCAGAAATGGCGATCGAACAAGCCCAGCTTGAAACTGGACTGCCCTGTACCGATGTGATTCGACGGGGTGCAGATCTGATTTTAGATGCAATCTTGTAA
- a CDS encoding DUF29 domain-containing protein codes for MTASQTSKAQVSSLYDQDFCLWAEQTARLLQSGRYSEIDLENLVDEVEDMSRSEKRALLSNVRVVLMHLLKCKYQPEKHSNSWLSSIREHRTRLHDTFKDSPSLKRYFQETFDECYQNARKQASDETALPLGSFPQEPPFTPDECLNEDFLPGTLRI; via the coding sequence ATGACAGCATCTCAAACTAGCAAAGCCCAAGTCTCATCCTTGTATGATCAGGACTTTTGTTTATGGGCTGAGCAAACTGCACGGCTTTTGCAATCTGGGCGATACTCAGAGATCGACCTGGAGAACTTAGTGGACGAAGTGGAAGACATGAGCCGCAGTGAGAAACGGGCACTATTGAGCAATGTTCGTGTGGTGTTAATGCATCTACTGAAGTGCAAGTACCAACCTGAAAAGCATTCAAATAGCTGGCTTAGCTCAATTCGGGAGCATCGAACTAGGCTACACGATACATTCAAAGATAGTCCTAGCCTGAAAAGATATTTCCAAGAAACGTTTGATGAGTGCTACCAAAATGCTCGAAAGCAAGCCTCAGACGAAACAGCATTACCACTTGGTAGTTTTCCTCAAGAGCCGCCCTTTACCCCTGATGAATGTCTGAATGAGGACTTTTTGCCTGGAACGTTAAGAATTTAG
- a CDS encoding FkbM family methyltransferase — protein sequence MIKNTIRHMAHSLGYRISKISDLSEPAVYPFIDILDLVIRDFSRMKPDVFFMQIGSHDGSFADPIHHLVKQHRWRGILVEPQPQVFQRLMQNYQGEDQLIFENAIVSQQAGETKFYTVQQREGIELPPWLEQSASLDRQKLLGALFHWRVIEKHPGIPDDFESLIKEVVLPTVTVEGLLRKHQVHQLDLLVIDTMGHDFEIIRSLPFDRIKPAVIHFEHSIMSIRDRNDCLDYLKAQGYKLAKVAVDTIAYLHAPVRHWTADHW from the coding sequence ATGATTAAGAATACAATCCGCCATATGGCTCATTCATTGGGATATCGCATTTCAAAAATTTCCGACCTATCTGAACCCGCGGTCTACCCATTTATTGATATTTTGGATCTAGTCATTCGGGATTTTTCGCGAATGAAGCCAGATGTATTTTTTATGCAAATTGGCTCCCATGATGGCAGCTTTGCCGATCCGATTCATCATCTAGTTAAGCAACATCGCTGGCGTGGCATTTTGGTAGAACCTCAACCGCAGGTATTTCAACGATTGATGCAGAACTACCAAGGGGAAGATCAATTAATTTTTGAAAACGCGATCGTTAGCCAACAGGCAGGTGAAACAAAGTTTTATACTGTTCAGCAACGCGAGGGCATAGAACTACCGCCTTGGTTGGAACAGTCAGCAAGCCTCGATCGCCAAAAGTTATTAGGGGCACTGTTCCATTGGAGAGTCATTGAAAAGCATCCTGGCATTCCAGATGATTTTGAGTCCTTGATTAAGGAAGTTGTTTTACCGACGGTAACAGTCGAAGGGTTGTTAAGAAAACATCAGGTGCACCAGCTTGATTTATTGGTAATCGACACGATGGGACATGATTTTGAAATCATTCGCAGTCTGCCGTTCGATCGGATTAAACCTGCCGTGATTCATTTTGAGCATTCAATCATGTCAATTCGCGATCGCAATGATTGTTTAGACTATCTTAAGGCGCAAGGCTATAAGTTAGCAAAAGTCGCAGTTGATACAATCGCTTACTTGCACGCCCCTGTTCGTCATTGGACAGCAGATCACTGGTAG
- a CDS encoding DUF4157 domain-containing protein translates to MSLPKLQPKAALHRKSVNQSVQRSAEPEEEEELQMKPLASSIQREAEEEEEELQMKPAIQRRSDPGGRAASTDLESSINQARGSGQGLSDSIREPMEQAFGANFGNVRIHTDSQSDQLNRSINAQAFTTKNDIFFSKGKYDPSSKGGQELLAHELTHVVQQVGAIQRNPTLTSSQPLALDELKSGSGDKRDEAYEAGGGFAVGNTADALDGRADLLELSEQKPGEGEASTAVGFGMVNSLLSLGFALKKFGGAKSVGDKAMAVLSGAGGLVGLGEKITAAVKIGTKADDKSGVAVASSIMGTVGPGFSTLVGIVESTSKVQDVFKENDTKNETTFEKAMSAGSSVFQTIQSGMTVAQKVLSLVESTGGPAMLQFALPGIGLVVSACQLIMRAYGIYKAVLSYREMAIQKKKMKENLSRAPGAKQVFSRNFWGNTATDLDMLDKIVANPDASNIPDAIKPALKEYHLVHEMKYINQKRIVRESMLVGAELMKVAGEISIMTGAGAGVGVGLKGGAAGIKAGAVVVREAKQAYRDNYDTDSRKTTAAKQKRRVQHAQLIFDMIEQAATEYKAKPRNEAETYVQAEADKISNYLIAAGVHNIPQWCGQASKGSDGSQNAFVQICVAMQKRQFG, encoded by the coding sequence ATGAGTTTGCCTAAGCTACAGCCTAAAGCTGCTCTACACAGAAAATCGGTGAATCAGTCGGTGCAGCGATCGGCAGAACCAGAGGAGGAAGAAGAACTCCAAATGAAGCCTTTAGCCAGCTCAATCCAACGAGAGGCTGAAGAAGAGGAAGAAGAATTGCAGATGAAACCTGCGATTCAAAGGAGGTCAGATCCAGGCGGAAGGGCAGCTTCAACGGATTTAGAGTCTTCCATCAATCAAGCTCGTGGTAGCGGTCAAGGATTATCTGATTCCATTCGTGAACCAATGGAGCAGGCATTTGGTGCAAACTTCGGCAATGTAAGAATTCACACTGATTCTCAATCAGATCAACTCAATCGTTCTATCAATGCTCAAGCCTTCACAACTAAGAATGATATCTTTTTTAGCAAAGGCAAGTACGATCCGAGTTCTAAGGGCGGTCAAGAACTCCTTGCCCATGAGTTGACTCATGTAGTGCAACAAGTAGGAGCAATTCAGCGTAATCCTACACTAACATCATCCCAACCTTTAGCATTAGATGAGCTTAAGTCGGGTAGCGGAGACAAGAGAGACGAAGCCTATGAAGCAGGGGGTGGGTTTGCTGTAGGTAATACAGCAGACGCACTTGATGGACGTGCTGACTTGTTAGAGCTTTCAGAGCAAAAACCAGGAGAAGGAGAGGCTTCAACAGCAGTTGGGTTTGGCATGGTCAATAGCTTACTAAGCCTTGGCTTTGCCCTCAAAAAATTTGGGGGTGCCAAATCGGTTGGTGACAAAGCAATGGCAGTTTTGTCTGGGGCAGGTGGTTTAGTTGGTTTAGGAGAGAAGATCACCGCAGCAGTTAAAATCGGCACAAAGGCAGATGATAAATCTGGGGTTGCCGTAGCTAGCAGTATTATGGGCACAGTGGGTCCAGGCTTTTCAACCCTGGTAGGTATCGTAGAGTCCACGTCTAAAGTTCAGGACGTGTTTAAAGAAAATGATACGAAAAACGAAACAACGTTTGAGAAAGCGATGAGCGCTGGATCTAGTGTTTTTCAAACTATCCAGTCGGGTATGACAGTAGCACAGAAAGTTCTGAGCTTAGTCGAGTCGACGGGCGGACCCGCAATGCTTCAATTCGCTCTGCCGGGAATTGGGTTAGTGGTTAGTGCTTGTCAATTAATCATGCGGGCTTACGGTATTTATAAGGCAGTGCTTAGTTACCGAGAGATGGCTATTCAGAAAAAGAAGATGAAGGAGAATCTGAGTCGAGCCCCAGGCGCTAAACAGGTTTTTAGTAGGAATTTCTGGGGCAACACCGCAACTGACCTAGACATGCTAGATAAGATAGTTGCTAACCCAGATGCATCTAATATTCCTGATGCCATTAAACCAGCATTGAAGGAATATCACCTAGTTCATGAAATGAAGTACATCAACCAAAAACGTATTGTGCGTGAATCAATGCTAGTGGGTGCTGAACTCATGAAGGTTGCTGGCGAAATTAGTATTATGACTGGTGCGGGTGCTGGAGTTGGTGTTGGGCTAAAAGGAGGTGCCGCAGGTATTAAAGCAGGTGCAGTTGTGGTAAGAGAAGCGAAGCAGGCATATCGTGATAATTATGATACAGACAGTCGTAAGACTACAGCAGCGAAGCAGAAACGCCGCGTCCAACATGCTCAATTGATCTTTGACATGATTGAGCAAGCAGCAACCGAGTACAAGGCTAAACCGAGAAATGAGGCTGAGACATATGTGCAAGCTGAAGCCGACAAAATTAGCAATTATCTGATAGCGGCTGGGGTGCATAATATACCGCAGTGGTGTGGTCAGGCTAGCAAGGGATCTGACGGTTCTCAAAATGCCTTTGTTCAGATTTGTGTAGCAATGCAGAAGCGTCAATTCGGATAG